The Cellulomonas shaoxiangyii sequence TTCGGCCTCTCGCTGGTCGAGCGCAACCTCGCCTGGTACCTCATCAACGGGCGCCTGTCGGCCGGGCGTGCGCGCACCGTGACGTCGTACATCGACCGCCTGCTGGTCCGCCTGCGCCCGCACGCGCAGGACCTGGTCGACGCCTTCGGCTACCGGCAGGAGCACCTGCGTGCGCCCATCTCCTCGGGCGCTGAGCACGAGCGGCAGGAGCAGGCGCGGGCGCACTACCGCGCCCAGCGGGCGTCGGGCGCGGCGCCGATCCCGGAGAAGCACGTCCGGGGCTGACGGCCCGGCGACGGGTCAGGACGCCCGTTCCCACGGTTCGACGTCGCCCGGGACGACGACGAACAGCGGGTGCGGCGACGGCCGTCCGACGGCGGCGACCCAGCGGTGCCGGTCCGGGGAGCGCCCCGCCAGCTTGGTGAGCAGGTGGCGCCACTCGAGCTCGAGCTGCCCGGACGTGACCGGCAGGCGGGCCGTGCCGCGCGTGCGGGCGTCGTCGGGCAGGTGCACGCGCGCGGCGTCGTACCGGTAGCCGCGCCGGGTGGCCTCGTCGCGCAGCCCGTGCAGGTACGCGGCGACGGCGACGGCAGGCTCCGGCTGGGCGCGGAACCGGTCGAGCTGCGGGTGCCTCGTGTACCCCCGCGTGCGGCCCAGCAGCACGGCCTGCGCCAGCAGCGCCTCGCGCCAGCACGCGGTCAGGCCCTGCCGGTCGAGCAGCGCGGGGTGCAGCGACCACAGCCTCATCGGCCCGGCGTCACCGGACGTTGCCGAGCACGGCCGCGGCGACGTCGGCGGGCCGGTGCTCGGGCAGCCAGTGGTCGGCGTCGAGGTCGACCCGCAGGTACGGGCCGTCGACGTGGCGGGCGGTCGCGGCGACGGACGCGGGCGCGAAGAACGGGTCGCGGCGGGCCGCGACGTACGTCGTCGGGACCTCGACGCGGGCCGTGCCGCCACCGCTCGGGACCGGCAGGGCCCGGTACCAGGCGAGCGCGGCGGTGAGCGCGCCGGGCTCGCGCATGCGCGCGACGTAGCGCTCCGCGCGGTCCGGCTCGAGGCCCGCCGTGGTGAGCGACCGGCGCAGGCGCGCGCCGCCGTCGGCGAGCAGCAGCCGCTCGGGCACCCCCGGCAGCTGGAAGAAGCCGACGTAGGACGAGCGCACGGCCTGGCTGCCGCGCAGCAGCCCCGCGCGCATCGCCGCCGGGTGCGGTGTGCCGAGCGCGGTGAGGGACGCGGTCCGGTCGGGCACGCGCGCCGCGACGGCCCACGCGACGGCGCCGCCCCAGTCGTGCCCGACCACGTGCGCCTCGTCGACCCCCGCCGCGTCGAGCAGCGCGACGACGTCGGCGACGAGCTCGGGCACCGCGTACGGCCGGCGGCCGGGCGGCCGGGCACCCGGGGAGTAGCCGCGCTGGTCCGGGACCAGCACGCGCACACCGGCCCGCGTGAGCAGCGGGACCACGGCGTCGTAGGCGGAGGCGTCCTGCGGGAAGCCGTGCAGCAGCACCGCGACGGGCGCGTCGTGGCCCGGGTCGGCCGGCGGGTGGTCGCGCACGTCGAACCGGAGGCCGTCCCGGGTGAAGTGGTCCATCCCGGCAGCACAGCACCGCTCGGGACGGCGTGCCACCGGGTCAGCGGCGGGCGTTCCGGACGCCCCGGTCCGGGTGGGGCGAGGGGGCGCAGCATGAGAGTTCTCTCATCTCCCGCGTCGGGAGTGGCGAGTACGGACGAATCGGGTGAATCGCGACACCAGCGCCGACCTGCGCCGATGCAGCCGCGTCCGTGCGAGCGCCGCCCCGGCGCCGGTCGACGCGTGCGTGGGAGCGATCTCGCGACGCGGGCGACGCCTGCATGGCTCGAGCAGCTGCTGGCGAAAGGCTGGACGAGAGTGCGAGGGAACGCGGAGATTGCGCCGGACGACATCGTGATCTTCACTCGAGGCGCCGCGGAATGAGCGGCACGCATCTCGGCCGTCCCGCCGGGACGATCGTCCCGTCTCGCGTGGCTGTCGTCATGCCGGGGCAGGCCAGATCCTTGTGGTCCCTGTCGACGCACGGGGACAGATCCACGTGGGAACGGTCAACCCGTTGGCCGGTTCGGCGTCGAGAGCCGCGCAGGAGGCGAGACCGTCGCCAACGCTCCGGCACCGGGCGCACCTGACGACTTCTGGCCTGCTCGCGGCTCCGGCTCGCCCGCCGGGCGTTGTCGGAGATCCCGAAGGCGTCCCCCGCGAAGGTGGTGCCGGACACCGCGGCGGTGCAGAAGGCGAACACCGCGGTCTCCCAGGCCAGGAACGCGGCCACCGAGTCACGCCAGGTCGCGGCGCGCACGTCCAAGGAAGTCGACTCGCCCAAGAAGGCCAACCAGCAGGCCCGCAAGCAGGCCGAGAACCAGAAGAAGGAGTGCAACTCCTTCACGCCCGCCACCCGGGTGGTGCTGGCCGACGGGTCGACGAAGGCGATCTCGGACGTCCGGGTCGGCGACACGTCCGGGCCCTGTCTGCCGACGGCACCGCCACCGCCCGGCAGGTCGTGGCGACGATCACCGGCCGCGGCGCCAACGACCTGGTCGACCTCACCCTC is a genomic window containing:
- a CDS encoding pyrimidine dimer DNA glycosylase/endonuclease V, which codes for MRLWSLHPALLDRQGLTACWREALLAQAVLLGRTRGYTRHPQLDRFRAQPEPAVAVAAYLHGLRDEATRRGYRYDAARVHLPDDARTRGTARLPVTSGQLELEWRHLLTKLAGRSPDRHRWVAAVGRPSPHPLFVVVPGDVEPWERAS
- a CDS encoding alpha/beta fold hydrolase, whose amino-acid sequence is MDHFTRDGLRFDVRDHPPADPGHDAPVAVLLHGFPQDASAYDAVVPLLTRAGVRVLVPDQRGYSPGARPPGRRPYAVPELVADVVALLDAAGVDEAHVVGHDWGGAVAWAVAARVPDRTASLTALGTPHPAAMRAGLLRGSQAVRSSYVGFFQLPGVPERLLLADGGARLRRSLTTAGLEPDRAERYVARMREPGALTAALAWYRALPVPSGGGTARVEVPTTYVAARRDPFFAPASVAATARHVDGPYLRVDLDADHWLPEHRPADVAAAVLGNVR